The following is a genomic window from Candidatus Moraniibacteriota bacterium.
GTCAAGCAACAACACTTTCTGGACTGAAAATATCAGTAGATGAGCAGTTCGCGCTTGCGGCAGCACAGCTCAATGCGATGAGTGCGCGCCTCTCAACACTCGAGACGGCGAGCACTGACTACGAAGCGCGCCTCGCAGCAAATGAGACGGCGATTACCGGATTTGAATCGCGTCTCGCGACACTTGAAGAAACAAATGATGCGCTTCTCGATTTCTACAATGCATTCGAGCTTGGGAATGTGCTTGCCAAGGATACGGAAGGCAATCTGGATCTTTTGAACGGACGGCTCCGCGCAAAGACAGTACGGACCGGTGCACTCGAAATCGAGATTGTAGACAGTGCCAATCCCACCATTGGCACGCTCGAAATTCTACCAGTCGCCAAAGACGAAGACGGCGACGGAATCGATGATTGGTCGAAGCTCGCTCTGGACGATCCGGAAGTGGTAGCGCGCGATGGAAAGACGGCAAAGGTGTTGACGGGCGCAGTTACAAATCTTTCTCGCGTCTTCGTGAACTTTGTAGATAATCCCGGCTCCACTTCATGGCGCGAGCGTTCTCGCGGTGGGGATGGGGAATATGACGGCTTCCTGATTCATCTGGCTGAGCCGGTTTCGGCGCCGGTCCGGGCGGACTGGTTCCTGGTGGAGGAGCGTGATGTTGAATAAGTGATTGATTGATAGAGGAAACCTTATTCCGTAAAACGGCACTTCACAGTATGCGATCAAGAAAAAGACAAAATCGGTTTGTACAATGGTTCTTCATTGCTCTCTTCCTCATCCTTGGCGTTGGGGGTATTTTTGGTACCAGTCGAAAGCGGGTATTACTACAAATGTGAACGATAGCTACAACGAAACTGTAACCAGCGGCCTTGCCGGACAGTGGACATTCGATGCGGCTGATATGGATTGGAGCACAGCGAATGAAGTGGTTGATAGAACAGCCAATAGCAATGATGGAGATGTCGGCTCCGCAATCGATACGAGCAACATGACAGGTGGAAAGATAGGGCAGGCGATGAAGTTCAATGGAGTCGACGAATACGTCTCTATTGCCGACAATGCAACACTCGATGTCGATGCTTCGAGCGATATCACGCTCTCAGGCTGGTTCAATCGGGTGCCATCTTGGGGGACATCGTATGATTCTCCGGCATCAAACGTGTTTTCTCTCGCCACTGATTCCACCAACCACTCTACCAATAATGTCATTTATGCCAGTAGCGGGAGTGCGGGCATCATCTACCGTTGCGATATCGCCGCCACCAACTGCGACGCCGGTAGCGATTGGACCGAATGGGATGGATAAAATGTGAAATGGGGGCGTTTCTGTGGCTTGTGTCTGTTCTCTTTGAGAAGACACGTGTCAGCCTGTTTCTCAATGGTAGTCTTATTGACTTTCCCGCTATTTTCGAAGATACTGGAAGCAAGGGAAGGTTTGAATTTTATCTGCTTTTGAGCAGAATGTTTTTGTTTGTGGTATGAATATATCCATTGCGGCGGAAACACTCTTTCATTTGTGGGGGTTTCCGGTCACAAATACCATTATTCTGACACTGATAATCAGTGTCACACTTATGTTGTTTTCGGCGCTTTTTTTTAAGAAGCTTTCCCTGGTGCCAGGCCGAGTGCAAGCGGGGGTTGAAGCGGTATTTGAAGCACTCTGGAATCTTGTGGCAGATGTTGCCGGGAATGAGCGATTGGCACGGAAATTTTTCCCGATAGTGGCGACCATTTTTCTTTTTGTGCTCTTTTCGAACTGGATCGAATTGGTGCCAGGCCTCGGTACGATTGGTCTTCGCGAGGGACATGAGGTGATTCCATTTTTGCGGAGCGCGTCTGCGGACCTTAATATGACGCTTGCGATCTCTCTCGTAGTAGTTTTTTCGGTGCAATTCATCGGAATTGCCACGATCGGTACGGCGAAATATGCGAGTAAGTTCTTGGTAAGTCCGTTTCGGAAACCCTATGGCGTCGGGACATTTATGGGAATTCTGGAGCTTATGGGCGAAGCGACACGTGTTATCTCGTTCTCTTTTCGTCTTTTCGGGAATATTTTCGCGGGCGAAGTGCTCCTCATTGTCGTGTTAAACTTAGTTCCGTATTTTGTGCCGCTTCCTTTTCTCTTCCTCGAGCTCTTTGTGGGCGTGGTGCAGGCGGCTGTCTTTTCTATTTTGACGCTGGTTTTCCTCAAGATGGCAACTCTCGAACCGGAGCATGCTCATTGAGGAATGTTTATTAACTGTTTAAGTGGTAATCAATACGTTTATGGAAGAAGCAAAGATGGCGGCGGAGACGCTCGCGGGGAATTCGGAAGGGCTGAAGTATATCGGCGCGGCACTGGCAATTGGATTGGGCGCGCTTGGGACAGGGCTTGGTATGGGCCTTTTCTTTAGCAAGGTGATGGAATCCTTGGGGCGAAACCCGGAGGCGAGTTCGAAGATGCAAATCCCGATGTTTTTGGGTGTTGCGTTTACCGAGGCGATCGCTATCTATTCGCTCGTGGTGGCGCTTATCATACTTTTTAGCTAGTTTTCCGGTAAGTAAGGAGACGATGGGCTACGAGATATAAGTAGAGCTGGTTTTCTCTTGTTGTTATGGATGTATTGTCCAAACTCGGCATTGATTGGAAGTTGCTTGTCGCGCAAGTGATAAACTTTTTGGTGCTCCTATGGGTGCTGCGGAAGTTTGCCTATCGCCCCATGTTGGAATTTCTTGAGAAGCGGGCAAAACACATAGAATCCGGACTTCGCGATGCCAAGCGCGCGACGGAGAAACTCTCCGAAATCGAAGCGAAGGAGCGCGAAGTGCTCGAAGAGGCGCGCAAGGAATCGGCGGCAATCGTGGCTCGTGCTCGGGAATCGGCGGAAAAGATAGCAGACAAGGTTATGGCTGAATCGCGCGAAGAATCCGAACGGATCCTTGTTGAAACACGCAAGAAGTTGGAAGCAGAGCGCGAGAGTGTGCGAGTGGAGATGAAGCGCGAGCTTGTCGGACTGGTGCTCTTGGCAACAGAGAAAGTGCTGGCCGAGAAACTCAACAGAGCGGATGATGAAGTTTTGATACGGAAAGCTGTTGAAAAGCTTTAATCTATGCGTATCACGCCGAGACAATATGCGGAGGGATTATATGAGGCAATGAGACATGTCGGTGATTCCGATCGTCGGACGAAACTCATTGACCGGTTTCTCTTGATGCTTGTGCGCGATCGCCGTCGGAGCGACATCCCGCTTGTTCTCCGCCACCTTGATCGGATAGCCGAGCGGGAAACGGGCGTGAAGTTTGTTGAAGCTGTGTCTGCAAAGCCGCTTCATGCCACATCGAAAACATCACTGGAACGAGTTGGGGAAAAACTATTCGGCGGAAAAGAGGTACGTTTGCGGCAAAAGGTGAGTGCGACGCTCCTTGGTGGAGCGCTGCTTCAGACAGAAGACGAATCAGTCGATATGAGCATTGGCGGGCGGTTTGGGCAGTTGGCACGGTTTATACAGGGCAGTTTGTAAAATATATACTCTCGGCCATGAAAAGTCTTGATTTGGTTATTCTTGTCGATGCGGTTCATACCTTCATTATTGAAGACAATGAGAATTTTTCTGTTTCAGAAGAAATGTTTGCACTTTTGGAGAAATTTCCGCAGAGAAAGATTCTTCTTACGGGAGCGGATGACAATCAGTATAAGAAATTCGGATTGGATGCTGTTCCCTACGAAGTTTTTACAATGAAACATCATCCGGAAAAAACCGATCCGACGTATTTCCATACATTCCTGGAGACATTTGGTTTGAAACCGGATCAAGTTATCTATTTTGAACACGATAAGGAGGCGGTAAAAAGTGCGGAATCTGTTGGAATTAAAACGTACTTCTATAATTCTAAAGAACGTGATTTGAAATCATTGGAGGAATTCTTGCGAGCGCATCTCAAATAGCTTATCTAGCGATATCTTATGACACAGAATTCAATCGTGGAGGAGATTCGGAAGCGAATAGAACAATTTGAGTCGACAGTGAAACGCGAAGAGACGGGCGCCGTGCTCGAAGTGGGCGATGGCGTAGCACGCGTCTCGGGACTTGCGAATGTTGCCGCGGGAGAGATGGTGGAGTTTGAAAATGGCGTTTTAGGAATGGCGCTCAATCTTGAGGAAGATATGGCGGGGGTTATCCTCTTGGGTGAGGCGGGCGATCTTCGAGAGGGAAGCCGTGTCAAATCAACGGGAAAAATTCTCTCGGTGCCGGTCGGGAAGAATGTGATCGGGCGCGTAGTGAATGCTCTGGGTGTTCCGATTGATGGCAGGGGCGAGATGGTGCCCGATGCGTTCCGTTCGGTTGAGCGGGTAGCGCCCGGCGTGATGGCGCGCGAGTCAGTGAAGCAGCCTTTGCAGACCGGTATCAAGGCGATCGATGCGCTCATCCCGGTCGGGCGCGGTCAGCGCGAACTCATCATTGGTGACCGACAGACCGGGAAAACCGCAGTTGCAATTGATACAATCCTGAATCAAAAGGGTCAAAACGTTCTCTGCTTCTACATTGCAATCGGACAGAAAGAATCCAAAGTAGCGCGCATTGTGTCTGAGTTGGAAAAAGGTGGCGCCATGGAATATACGACGGTGGTCGTTGCTGGTGTATCGGAGCCGGCGGCGCTCTCATTTCTCTCGCCCTATGCGGGGTGCGCGATGGGTGAGTACTTCATGGAGCAGGGAAAGGACGTACTTGTTGTTTACGACGATCTCTCGAAACATGCCGCTGCTTACCGACAAATCTCGCTCATCCTTCGTCGGCCGCCGGGGCGCGAGGCATACCCGGGCGATGTGTTTTATTTGCACTCGCGACTTCTCGAGCGAAGTGCGAAACTTTCCAAAGATATGGGGAGCGGATCCATTACGGCACTTCCTATTATTGAGACGCAGGCGGGTGATGTGTCGGCGTATATCCCGACCAATGTTATCTCGATTACCGACGGACAGATTTACCTCGAGGCCGACCTGTTCTACAAAGGTATTCGTCCGGCTTTGAATGTGGGACTCTCCGTGTCGCGTGTCGGGAGTTCGGCTCAGATCAAAGCGATGAAGCAGGTCGCGGGGACACTCCGGTTGGATTTGGCGCAGTTCCGCGAGCTTGAAGCCTTTGCGCAGTTCGGTTCCGATCTCGATGAGAAGACGAAAGAACAGATCGAACGCGGCAAGCGCGGTGTCGAGGTGCTCAAACAGAAACAGTACTCGCCGCTTTCGGTTGAGCAGGAAGTTGCTGTGCTTTACGCGCTCACACGCGGACATCTCGACAAGGTGCCGGTTGAGAGGATGGGCGAATGGGAAGAGAAATTTCTCGAGTATCTCGAGACGGATGGCGATGATTTTCTCGGAGCGCTTGGGAGCAAGAAATCGCTCGATGAAGAAACGGAAGAAATGCTCAAGAGACATATCGAGACATTTCAAAAGAGCTTTTCGATGTGATATTTTTTTGTTCGTCATTCCCGTGAAAACGGGAATCCAGTTGCGACTCGTTCAGGATTGCATTCTGTGAATGAAACTTGCAACGATATTTGTTGAGGGTGAGTGGAACCTGGTTCCCCGCCTTCGCGGGGATGACGAGTGTGGATAAAATCTATTTTGCTTTATGGCTGGGACACGTGAAATCAGGCGGCGGATCAAGAGTGTGAAAAACACGGGGAAGATAACCCGTGCCATGGAAATGATCTCGTCGGTCAAAATGCGCAAGGCGGCGGCAAGTGTCGCGGCGCTCCGGCCGTATGCGAAGAGTGCGTGGGATGTGCTCTCTGTGGTATCGCGTGCGCGCGATGTGCGGGAATCAATGCCGCTTCTTGAAGAGCGCTCGGTGAGGAGACAGCTTTTCGTCGTGGTGACATCGAATCGCGGTTTGTGCGGATCGTTCAATACGCAGGTGTTTCGCCAGCTTCGGGCGGAAATAGCCTTGACTCGGGAGCGTTATGCGGGAGCGGGGATCGATTTTGTGTCGCTTGGGCGGAAGGGTGACGCGGGGTTGAAATTTCTGAACGGAGAGATTGTCGCGTCTTTTCCGGAGGTGATCGCGGATCCGTCCGCTTCGGAAATCCGTTCGATCACGAAGTTTCTCTTTGAAGGATTTGAATCCGAACGATGGGATCGCGTTTCACTGGTGTATACCGACTTTGTTTCGGCGCTTGTGCAAACGGTGCGTGTCCATCAGGTGTTGCCGCTCTTCGAGCGTGACGCCGAGGAGCAGATCGCCGAGATGGGCGGTGAGGAACCGACTGGAGCGGCGGATGTTCTTAAAGCCGAGTATGCGATAGAGCCGGCGCCTGAGTCAGTGCTTCACGCACTTCTCTTCCGCTTGGTTGAGATGCAGGTGCTTCATGCCGTACTGGAGTCGAACGCTTCGCAAGAAGCGGCGCGCATGACCGCGATGCG
Proteins encoded in this region:
- the atpF gene encoding F0F1 ATP synthase subunit B, whose amino-acid sequence is MDVLSKLGIDWKLLVAQVINFLVLLWVLRKFAYRPMLEFLEKRAKHIESGLRDAKRATEKLSEIEAKEREVLEEARKESAAIVARARESAEKIADKVMAESREESERILVETRKKLEAERESVRVEMKRELVGLVLLATEKVLAEKLNRADDEVLIRKAVEKL
- the atpB gene encoding F0F1 ATP synthase subunit A, with amino-acid sequence MNISIAAETLFHLWGFPVTNTIILTLIISVTLMLFSALFFKKLSLVPGRVQAGVEAVFEALWNLVADVAGNERLARKFFPIVATIFLFVLFSNWIELVPGLGTIGLREGHEVIPFLRSASADLNMTLAISLVVVFSVQFIGIATIGTAKYASKFLVSPFRKPYGVGTFMGILELMGEATRVISFSFRLFGNIFAGEVLLIVVLNLVPYFVPLPFLFLELFVGVVQAAVFSILTLVFLKMATLEPEHAH
- the atpG gene encoding ATP synthase F1 subunit gamma, producing MAGTREIRRRIKSVKNTGKITRAMEMISSVKMRKAAASVAALRPYAKSAWDVLSVVSRARDVRESMPLLEERSVRRQLFVVVTSNRGLCGSFNTQVFRQLRAEIALTRERYAGAGIDFVSLGRKGDAGLKFLNGEIVASFPEVIADPSASEIRSITKFLFEGFESERWDRVSLVYTDFVSALVQTVRVHQVLPLFERDAEEQIAEMGGEEPTGAADVLKAEYAIEPAPESVLHALLFRLVEMQVLHAVLESNASQEAARMTAMRNASDAAKDMTESFTLLYNQLRQAKVTQEIAELSAGMAAVS
- a CDS encoding HAD-IA family hydrolase, whose translation is MKSLDLVILVDAVHTFIIEDNENFSVSEEMFALLEKFPQRKILLTGADDNQYKKFGLDAVPYEVFTMKHHPEKTDPTYFHTFLETFGLKPDQVIYFEHDKEAVKSAESVGIKTYFYNSKERDLKSLEEFLRAHLK
- the atpE gene encoding F0F1 ATP synthase subunit C; translated protein: MAAETLAGNSEGLKYIGAALAIGLGALGTGLGMGLFFSKVMESLGRNPEASSKMQIPMFLGVAFTEAIAIYSLVVALIILFS
- a CDS encoding F0F1 ATP synthase subunit delta, translated to MRITPRQYAEGLYEAMRHVGDSDRRTKLIDRFLLMLVRDRRRSDIPLVLRHLDRIAERETGVKFVEAVSAKPLHATSKTSLERVGEKLFGGKEVRLRQKVSATLLGGALLQTEDESVDMSIGGRFGQLARFIQGSL
- a CDS encoding F0F1 ATP synthase subunit alpha; amino-acid sequence: MTQNSIVEEIRKRIEQFESTVKREETGAVLEVGDGVARVSGLANVAAGEMVEFENGVLGMALNLEEDMAGVILLGEAGDLREGSRVKSTGKILSVPVGKNVIGRVVNALGVPIDGRGEMVPDAFRSVERVAPGVMARESVKQPLQTGIKAIDALIPVGRGQRELIIGDRQTGKTAVAIDTILNQKGQNVLCFYIAIGQKESKVARIVSELEKGGAMEYTTVVVAGVSEPAALSFLSPYAGCAMGEYFMEQGKDVLVVYDDLSKHAAAYRQISLILRRPPGREAYPGDVFYLHSRLLERSAKLSKDMGSGSITALPIIETQAGDVSAYIPTNVISITDGQIYLEADLFYKGIRPALNVGLSVSRVGSSAQIKAMKQVAGTLRLDLAQFRELEAFAQFGSDLDEKTKEQIERGKRGVEVLKQKQYSPLSVEQEVAVLYALTRGHLDKVPVERMGEWEEKFLEYLETDGDDFLGALGSKKSLDEETEEMLKRHIETFQKSFSM